The following proteins are co-located in the Maridesulfovibrio ferrireducens genome:
- a CDS encoding aminotransferase class I/II-fold pyridoxal phosphate-dependent enzyme, whose protein sequence is MTEDTTNDPTLQLFVEQSLEKLDQIETELIKLEKTNSPAGSSVAHIYAITLSLKESAALLELSNISLIASKIGSVLDRIFKNEIPFTTELLNIIIDIFDKLNELVSNATLSSDYDVRFITIPLEEAVKTAIATASGSTTATTKNPTPVAKEALDVEADEIETSYVAPPSHAKSTHISAGDFRKKFGIKKEIDLSTHANPLGVSKAVSNTIVSMANNCCAFDNDMSDNLKFGLAKRHDLSEDQIIVANGAVEILDLTLRLSITPGIDHVLSYEFGLPEYSRVAALCGVELLRLPRSRNFSPPLDQLVNTANENTAAVIITNPDMPSGYGLPAEELATMATLLPKRTLLIIDERAVEFAWPEDDYSMLQFLDKIPNLVILRSFSWSFGMQGVRLGYALMNAKRAQHLEDSRLPQPISPLNLGAGIAALNHNEFYYSTIALIIRGRERIQNGLKELGCSVYHSQSNFVMFSGPIPAKSLHDKMLDHGFKLKLLDEFGLNDLLTVSIGNNSRNRMFLAAMQNILSE, encoded by the coding sequence ATGACTGAGGACACTACCAACGATCCTACACTACAGCTCTTTGTTGAACAATCTCTCGAAAAACTTGATCAGATTGAAACAGAACTTATCAAACTGGAAAAAACCAACTCTCCCGCAGGCTCCTCTGTTGCCCACATTTACGCCATAACTCTCTCTTTAAAAGAAAGTGCAGCACTGCTTGAACTTAGCAATATAAGCCTCATTGCAAGTAAGATCGGATCTGTTCTTGACCGTATTTTCAAAAACGAAATACCCTTCACCACTGAATTACTTAACATCATTATTGATATATTCGACAAACTTAATGAACTGGTCAGCAATGCAACGCTTAGTTCCGACTATGACGTCCGATTCATAACAATTCCGTTGGAAGAAGCTGTAAAAACTGCAATCGCTACAGCATCAGGATCAACAACAGCAACAACAAAAAACCCCACACCTGTCGCAAAAGAAGCCCTTGATGTTGAAGCGGATGAAATAGAAACATCCTACGTAGCTCCACCGAGTCACGCTAAATCAACACACATTTCAGCCGGTGATTTCAGAAAAAAATTCGGTATAAAAAAAGAAATTGATCTTTCAACCCATGCCAACCCGCTAGGAGTCTCAAAGGCTGTTTCAAATACAATCGTGAGTATGGCTAATAATTGCTGCGCTTTTGATAATGATATGTCTGACAACCTTAAATTCGGACTGGCAAAACGACATGATCTATCCGAGGATCAAATCATTGTCGCGAACGGAGCCGTTGAAATCCTCGACCTGACTCTTCGTCTATCGATCACTCCGGGCATTGACCATGTGCTCAGCTATGAGTTCGGTCTACCTGAGTATAGCAGAGTAGCAGCCCTTTGCGGAGTAGAACTGCTTCGCCTGCCGAGATCCCGCAACTTTTCACCACCGCTTGACCAGCTCGTTAATACTGCAAACGAAAACACTGCCGCAGTAATCATAACGAATCCCGATATGCCTTCCGGCTACGGACTTCCAGCAGAAGAACTGGCAACCATGGCCACTCTTCTTCCTAAACGTACATTGCTTATAATTGACGAAAGAGCCGTTGAATTTGCTTGGCCTGAAGACGACTATTCCATGTTGCAATTCCTTGATAAAATACCAAATCTTGTTATTCTACGCAGCTTTTCGTGGTCTTTCGGCATGCAAGGAGTGAGACTAGGTTACGCATTGATGAATGCAAAACGCGCCCAGCACCTTGAAGATTCAAGACTTCCGCAACCTATAAGCCCACTGAACCTTGGAGCAGGTATTGCTGCTCTCAACCATAATGAATTTTACTATTCAACCATAGCTTTGATAATAAGAGGTAGAGAACGCATACAAAACGGACTGAAAGAACTGGGATGCTCTGTCTACCATAGTCAAAGCAACTTTGTAATGTTCAGCGGACCGATTCCGGCAAAATCACTGCATGACAAAATGCTGGATCATGGTTTCAAACTTAAGCTTCTAGACGAATTCGGTCTTAATGATCTTCTTACTGTTTCAATCGGTAATAACTCCCGCAATCGTATGTTCCTTGCGGCAATGCAAAACATCCTATCTGAATAA
- a CDS encoding lipoprotein gives MNRTILIIGILTLLSGCSVHVPTVPEINSYCSSFSTESNCDMQGNLCEKYSEVLLKPYSSAAECRKSCENVQMKSANQMGLQNCLPIFDAVGGKCTEYCDGNYE, from the coding sequence ATGAACAGAACAATCCTCATTATAGGAATATTAACTTTACTATCCGGGTGTTCCGTCCATGTTCCCACAGTGCCCGAAATAAATTCATACTGTAGTTCTTTCTCTACTGAATCGAACTGCGACATGCAGGGAAATCTTTGCGAAAAGTACTCAGAAGTACTTCTAAAGCCATACTCTTCCGCAGCAGAATGCAGAAAAAGTTGTGAGAATGTTCAAATGAAATCGGCAAATCAGATGGGCCTCCAGAACTGCCTCCCGATATTTGATGCCGTCGGTGGCAAATGCACTGAGTACTGTGACGGAAATTATGAATAG
- a CDS encoding methyl-accepting chemotaxis protein gives MLKRLTVGQKIFSSFIIVAILFGVVSLESLMALNNSSEGFTTYRDFARESNLIGQIQVNLLEGETYVKDYIITGDDRYKVKHDASMKKMLQLIATAEKSFLNKERLSLVAEVRHRINLYEKSFSEVAKTQALRTTLANDVLISKGDLMEQTFEQIIDSLGKSEKQSQALYWCAKGVRHLVLGRLYTAKFIDDSDNEKIKRALEEMNKLDLVTTKLAQILKNNDREQLDKIIQARTDYVQTLMKFTTITEKRNDLISSEIDVLGPQMTQAIKQAKNSVVADQNELGPKLQARNNRAITNVYIFGLCAIILGGIAAIIIGRNITLPLKKVVEAAYRIADGNMPEGLEETDRKDELGSLAIAFNKMTTSLNVMASAMERVADSDLTVKVEPRSENDTIGKALARMVENLKDDNKKIHDTVSILSSSLSQISAASAELTASAAETASAVTETNATVEEVKQTAHLSNEKSRQVAEVARKAVRTSQQGQKASEDAASGMMNIKLQMDTIATSIVKLAEQSQHIGDIIYVVNDLADQSNILAVNASIEASKAGEEGRGFTIVAREIRNLSDQSKQSVAQIQSILADIQKATSSAVMITEEGGKAVESGATLSSQTGESILSLSTVINQSAQSSAQIAASSQEQLAGLDQVAVALGSIKQAGEQNLESSRQLEIAVKDLDIQAKSLQTMMDRYKH, from the coding sequence ATGCTGAAACGGTTAACAGTAGGCCAAAAAATATTCAGTAGTTTTATTATTGTAGCCATCTTGTTCGGAGTCGTAAGCCTGGAATCGCTCATGGCCCTGAACAATTCATCCGAAGGATTCACCACCTATCGAGATTTTGCACGGGAATCTAATTTGATAGGCCAAATCCAGGTCAACCTGCTTGAAGGTGAAACTTATGTTAAAGATTACATCATAACAGGCGATGATAGATATAAAGTAAAACATGATGCAAGCATGAAAAAAATGCTTCAGTTGATCGCTACCGCAGAAAAAAGTTTTTTAAATAAAGAAAGACTCTCTTTGGTTGCCGAAGTCCGACATAGAATTAATTTATATGAAAAAAGCTTCTCTGAAGTTGCAAAGACGCAGGCACTTCGCACAACCTTAGCGAATGATGTTTTGATCTCTAAAGGGGATCTTATGGAACAAACCTTTGAACAAATCATCGACAGTCTGGGTAAATCAGAAAAACAATCACAAGCTCTCTACTGGTGTGCTAAAGGAGTCAGACATCTGGTTCTCGGTCGACTTTACACCGCTAAATTCATAGATGACAGCGACAACGAAAAGATAAAAAGAGCTCTTGAAGAAATGAACAAGCTGGATCTCGTAACAACCAAACTTGCACAGATTTTAAAAAATAATGACCGCGAGCAACTGGACAAAATAATTCAGGCAAGAACTGACTATGTTCAAACATTAATGAAGTTTACAACTATTACCGAAAAAAGAAACGACTTGATCAGTTCAGAAATTGATGTTCTGGGGCCCCAAATGACACAGGCGATCAAACAAGCCAAGAATTCCGTAGTTGCGGATCAAAATGAGCTGGGACCAAAACTTCAAGCCCGCAACAATCGCGCAATTACGAATGTATACATCTTTGGATTATGTGCAATTATTCTGGGTGGCATCGCAGCCATCATAATCGGAAGAAACATAACTCTACCTCTCAAAAAAGTTGTTGAAGCTGCGTATAGAATTGCTGATGGAAACATGCCGGAAGGACTTGAAGAAACCGACAGAAAAGATGAATTAGGTTCACTGGCAATTGCTTTTAATAAAATGACTACTTCACTGAATGTAATGGCGAGCGCAATGGAAAGAGTTGCCGATTCAGACTTAACAGTAAAAGTAGAGCCTCGATCAGAAAATGACACTATCGGAAAAGCTCTTGCCCGCATGGTAGAGAATTTAAAAGACGATAACAAAAAAATTCACGATACGGTCAGCATTTTATCTTCCTCCCTCAGCCAGATTTCAGCTGCTTCAGCAGAGCTGACAGCAAGCGCCGCCGAAACAGCAAGCGCTGTAACTGAAACAAACGCCACGGTTGAAGAAGTTAAACAAACAGCGCACCTGTCAAATGAGAAATCCAGACAGGTCGCAGAAGTCGCCCGCAAGGCCGTCCGAACTTCTCAGCAGGGACAAAAAGCGTCTGAAGATGCGGCATCAGGAATGATGAACATAAAGCTTCAAATGGATACAATTGCCACAAGTATCGTCAAACTTGCTGAACAGTCCCAGCACATCGGGGACATTATTTATGTAGTTAACGACCTTGCAGACCAGTCAAATATTCTCGCGGTAAATGCTTCTATTGAGGCATCTAAAGCCGGAGAAGAGGGAAGAGGTTTCACAATCGTTGCCCGGGAAATCAGAAACCTCTCTGATCAATCAAAGCAGTCCGTAGCTCAAATTCAGTCCATACTTGCCGACATTCAGAAGGCGACCAGTTCTGCCGTAATGATTACCGAAGAAGGCGGAAAAGCTGTTGAGTCCGGAGCAACTCTGTCCTCTCAGACGGGTGAATCCATCCTTAGTCTCAGCACGGTTATCAATCAGTCTGCTCAGTCATCTGCGCAGATTGCCGCATCCAGTCAGGAACAGTTAGCAGGACTTGATCAAGTCGCAGTAGCCCTCGGCAGTATTAAGCAGGCTGGTGAGCAAAACCTCGAAAGCTCCAGACAATTAGAAATTGCCGTAAAGGATCTTGATATACAGGCAAAATCACTACAAACCATGATGGATCGCTACAAACATTAA
- a CDS encoding ABC transporter substrate-binding protein: MSKMILRTVMAVMVMSLAFVMLTGCSKEEEKIKIGFNIPLTGDIPKVGEASKNAAEMLKEDINSQGGLEVGGKKIPLEFYYEDNESKAESAVNVALKLIEQNGVVAIIGPNSSKQAVPAGGTCNDNRTPMVSPWSTNPDTTKNRPWVFRAAFLDPFQGPVAVNFAAKQFKAKTAAVLFDISNDYSKGLAEIFKDIWEKKNGADSVVAFVSHGTKDQDFSAQLTKIINSNPDFIFVPDNYNQVALIIKQAHDLGWTGPFMGSDAWGSSELMTLCGKDCIGQFFSTHYAAAGAKGATKEFIDRYSAKFGETPDDVAALTWDATRLVLQAIQDAGSFNSDVKAERKAIRDALSSVKEFAGITGSMKFDEQGDPIKCAVVVRIDENGQFVFAESVCP; the protein is encoded by the coding sequence ATGAGTAAAATGATTTTAAGAACTGTTATGGCTGTCATGGTGATGTCCCTTGCGTTCGTCATGCTGACAGGTTGTTCTAAAGAAGAAGAGAAAATTAAAATCGGCTTTAACATCCCCCTTACAGGAGATATTCCTAAAGTTGGTGAAGCTTCAAAAAATGCGGCTGAAATGCTCAAGGAAGATATCAACAGTCAGGGTGGCCTTGAAGTCGGCGGCAAAAAAATTCCTCTCGAATTTTATTATGAAGACAACGAATCCAAAGCCGAATCAGCTGTTAACGTGGCTCTGAAGCTTATCGAACAGAACGGAGTTGTTGCAATCATAGGTCCTAACTCCTCCAAACAGGCTGTTCCTGCCGGCGGAACCTGTAATGACAACCGCACTCCTATGGTTTCTCCATGGTCCACCAACCCTGACACCACCAAAAACCGCCCTTGGGTTTTCCGCGCAGCATTCCTTGATCCTTTCCAGGGTCCAGTTGCTGTAAACTTCGCAGCTAAGCAGTTCAAAGCAAAAACAGCTGCGGTTCTTTTTGATATTTCCAACGACTATTCAAAAGGTCTTGCTGAAATCTTCAAAGATATATGGGAAAAGAAAAATGGTGCGGACTCCGTTGTTGCTTTTGTATCTCACGGTACAAAAGATCAGGACTTCTCAGCTCAGCTGACCAAAATCATCAACTCCAACCCTGACTTCATCTTTGTTCCAGACAACTACAATCAGGTCGCTCTGATCATCAAACAGGCTCACGATCTAGGTTGGACCGGTCCTTTCATGGGGTCTGACGCATGGGGTTCATCTGAACTCATGACTCTTTGCGGCAAAGACTGCATAGGCCAGTTCTTCTCCACTCACTACGCCGCAGCAGGCGCAAAGGGTGCGACTAAAGAATTCATCGATCGCTACAGTGCAAAATTCGGTGAAACTCCTGATGACGTAGCAGCTCTCACATGGGACGCAACTCGTCTCGTCCTTCAAGCAATTCAGGATGCTGGTTCCTTCAACTCTGACGTTAAAGCAGAACGCAAAGCTATCCGCGATGCTCTCAGCAGCGTAAAAGAATTCGCAGGAATCACAGGCTCCATGAAGTTCGACGAACAGGGTGATCCTATCAAATGTGCGGTTGTTGTTCGCATCGATGAAAACGGTCAGTTCGTATTCGCTGAATCCGTCTGCCCATAA
- a CDS encoding branched-chain amino acid ABC transporter permease yields the protein MDILIQNLLNALQWGSFYALIALGYTLVYGVLLLINFAHGDVFMVGAYVAFFVATFFLGIVDLSPGLTLALTVPLTMLLTAGVGVTLERVAYRPLRRKGAHRLYVVITALMCGLMLENSNLALLGASRKKFPELLDKVIYTWGNVSVTNLKLIVILTAIAVFILLEFIVTRTKIGMAMRGISYDKFAIPLMGIPIDNVIVFTFVLGSGMAGLAGLLFAMSYPILEPYMGALIGWKAFIAAVVGGIGDIRGAFLGGFLLGFIEVGVVAIFPSTYRDLFAFSILLMILWIKPTGIFGVAKTTKI from the coding sequence GTGGATATCCTCATCCAGAACCTGCTTAATGCGTTGCAATGGGGAAGTTTTTACGCCCTGATTGCTCTCGGATACACACTTGTTTACGGTGTCCTGCTCCTCATCAACTTTGCCCACGGTGACGTTTTCATGGTGGGAGCGTACGTAGCATTTTTCGTAGCAACTTTTTTTCTGGGAATTGTCGACCTCAGCCCAGGGCTAACTCTAGCTTTAACTGTACCGCTGACCATGCTTTTAACAGCTGGTGTCGGTGTTACACTTGAGCGTGTTGCCTATCGCCCCCTTCGCAGAAAAGGGGCACATAGACTATATGTGGTAATCACCGCTTTGATGTGTGGTCTGATGCTTGAGAACAGCAACCTCGCTCTACTTGGAGCAAGCCGCAAAAAATTCCCTGAACTATTGGACAAGGTGATTTACACTTGGGGCAATGTTTCTGTCACTAACCTAAAACTTATCGTAATTTTAACCGCTATCGCAGTATTTATCCTTCTTGAGTTCATTGTTACCCGCACCAAAATCGGGATGGCAATGCGCGGAATTTCATATGATAAGTTCGCAATCCCGCTCATGGGTATTCCCATCGATAACGTAATCGTTTTCACCTTTGTTCTTGGATCAGGAATGGCAGGTTTGGCAGGGCTTCTATTTGCCATGTCTTATCCAATTCTCGAACCGTACATGGGTGCTCTTATCGGTTGGAAAGCATTTATTGCTGCCGTGGTCGGAGGAATCGGAGACATTCGCGGAGCGTTTTTGGGGGGATTCTTACTTGGATTTATCGAAGTAGGTGTTGTAGCTATTTTCCCTTCCACTTACAGAGACCTTTTCGCATTCTCAATTCTACTGATGATTCTCTGGATAAAACCAACGGGAATCTTCGGTGTTGCCAAGACAACCAAGATTTAG
- a CDS encoding branched-chain amino acid ABC transporter permease: protein MQKYSFNFGIWGMALIIIALSQFGALDLYIQSVIMFIGINIILSSSLNVVNGYMGEFSCGHAGFMCVGAYVSSILSVIFFSQNAIFGAPILPPEFAIIGFPIVVIISGLVAGVTGLIVAIPSFKTRGDYLAIITIAANYMVISAIENVDVIGGSRGFMGMKRVVNAMTDVIDLPWMMIWVILGTYMSIWMIRRFVSSTYGKGIMAVSQDEVAAEIMSVNTNKMKMAAFMLSSGLAGIAGALFAHVLGYVNPQSFNIMKSTECLVMVYLGGMGSLGGSVLSAILFTVMLELLRFIIPAIDTGLHIINVLPDSYHLSQVWKWVLIPLTLILLMQFRPEGLMGNKELPKLFPGLKKFYKFK, encoded by the coding sequence ATGCAAAAGTACAGTTTCAATTTCGGAATATGGGGAATGGCCCTCATCATAATTGCTCTTTCCCAATTCGGAGCACTGGACCTTTATATTCAGTCGGTGATTATGTTCATCGGTATCAATATAATACTGTCCTCCAGTCTTAACGTGGTTAACGGATACATGGGAGAATTCTCCTGTGGGCATGCTGGATTCATGTGTGTAGGCGCATACGTTTCCTCCATCCTCAGTGTTATATTCTTTTCCCAGAATGCAATCTTCGGAGCACCTATTCTGCCTCCGGAATTTGCTATTATCGGTTTCCCGATCGTTGTAATCATTTCAGGACTCGTAGCTGGAGTTACAGGCCTGATTGTTGCGATTCCATCGTTTAAGACACGCGGTGACTACCTCGCTATCATTACAATTGCGGCTAACTACATGGTTATTTCCGCAATCGAAAATGTTGATGTAATCGGTGGTTCTCGCGGGTTCATGGGGATGAAACGGGTAGTCAATGCAATGACTGACGTTATAGATCTTCCATGGATGATGATCTGGGTTATACTGGGAACTTACATGAGTATCTGGATGATTCGCAGATTTGTTTCTTCAACCTACGGAAAAGGCATTATGGCTGTATCCCAGGATGAAGTTGCAGCTGAAATCATGAGTGTTAATACCAACAAGATGAAAATGGCAGCATTCATGCTTTCATCCGGTCTTGCCGGTATAGCAGGCGCTCTTTTTGCTCATGTTCTTGGATACGTTAACCCGCAATCTTTCAATATTATGAAATCTACTGAGTGTCTGGTTATGGTATATCTCGGCGGAATGGGATCCCTCGGCGGATCTGTTCTTTCTGCGATTCTCTTTACCGTAATGCTTGAACTGCTAAGGTTCATCATTCCGGCAATCGATACCGGCCTGCACATTATAAATGTTCTTCCAGACTCATACCACTTAAGTCAGGTATGGAAGTGGGTATTAATCCCGCTGACTCTGATTCTGCTCATGCAGTTCAGGCCGGAAGGACTTATGGGTAACAAAGAACTGCCCAAGCTGTTCCCGGGGCTGAAAAAATTCTACAAATTTAAGTAG
- a CDS encoding ABC transporter ATP-binding protein — MSLLSIDGLTQRFGGLQAVSDFNIELEEGSLTSLIGPNGAGKTTIFNLISGFYQPTEGVITFKGTPTSKMKPHQVTSLGVARTFQNIRLWHDMTVMDNIRIAQHYRMGYGILDAIMRTKNYYLREKEIERISTELLEFMDLREYAEELPTNLPYGLQRRVEIARAMSIQPSLLLLDEPAAGLNSSDVDGLITLIKWIHDEFDITILMIEHQMKVVMSLCSWIKCIDFGTTIDEGTPEHIQSSSTVIKAYLGDDSI, encoded by the coding sequence ATGTCACTTTTAAGCATAGATGGACTCACACAAAGATTCGGAGGGCTGCAAGCCGTATCCGATTTTAATATCGAGCTTGAAGAAGGTTCACTGACCAGCCTTATCGGTCCTAACGGTGCAGGCAAAACGACCATTTTCAACCTTATCTCAGGATTTTATCAGCCGACTGAAGGCGTTATCACCTTCAAAGGAACACCGACGAGCAAGATGAAGCCTCATCAGGTAACATCACTTGGCGTTGCCCGTACATTTCAGAATATCCGCCTCTGGCACGATATGACTGTAATGGATAACATCCGCATCGCTCAGCATTACCGTATGGGTTATGGAATCCTCGATGCCATTATGCGGACCAAAAATTACTACCTCAGAGAAAAAGAAATCGAGAGGATTTCAACCGAACTTCTCGAATTTATGGATCTTAGAGAATATGCAGAAGAACTCCCGACCAACCTCCCCTACGGACTGCAACGCAGGGTTGAGATTGCACGGGCAATGTCCATTCAGCCTTCACTGCTGCTTCTTGATGAACCGGCGGCGGGACTAAACTCCTCCGACGTTGATGGACTGATCACGCTCATCAAATGGATTCACGACGAATTCGACATTACAATTCTGATGATTGAACATCAGATGAAAGTTGTTATGTCCCTCTGTTCATGGATTAAATGTATTGATTTCGGTACAACCATTGACGAAGGAACCCCCGAACACATTCAGTCCAGCTCGACTGTAATTAAAGCATATCTGGGAGATGATTCAATTTGA
- a CDS encoding ABC transporter ATP-binding protein has product MNTLLEVKDLRVKYGNIEALHGISFNVNEGEIVTLIGANGAGKTTTLLSVSRLPPPEAPKVISGEISWKGKSILDVPPHNIISDLHIALVPEGRHIFGNLTVEENLKLATYARKDSAKDISGDYDRVFALFPRLAERRKQRSESLSGGEQQMLAVGRALMSKCTFIMLDEPSMGLAPLLMYDMFRTLKMLNQEGLTILLIEQNAHLALKFAHRGYVLDTGEIVAQGSSAELMENPEVKKAYLGG; this is encoded by the coding sequence TTGAATACTCTACTTGAAGTCAAAGATCTCCGCGTTAAATACGGTAACATTGAGGCGCTTCACGGCATCTCTTTTAATGTTAACGAAGGTGAAATTGTTACTCTTATCGGCGCTAACGGTGCGGGTAAGACAACCACACTGCTATCAGTAAGCCGCCTTCCACCGCCGGAAGCGCCAAAAGTAATCAGTGGTGAAATTTCATGGAAAGGGAAATCCATACTGGATGTTCCTCCTCATAATATCATCTCAGACCTGCATATAGCTCTGGTTCCCGAGGGACGGCATATTTTCGGCAACCTGACAGTTGAAGAAAATCTTAAGCTCGCGACATATGCACGCAAGGACTCCGCAAAAGACATTTCCGGAGATTACGACAGAGTTTTTGCCCTGTTTCCACGCCTTGCTGAACGCAGAAAACAGCGCAGTGAATCTCTTTCCGGCGGCGAACAGCAAATGCTGGCAGTCGGCCGGGCCTTGATGTCTAAATGTACGTTCATCATGCTCGACGAACCTTCAATGGGCCTTGCTCCGCTTCTTATGTACGATATGTTCCGCACCCTTAAGATGCTCAATCAGGAAGGGCTTACCATCTTGCTCATTGAGCAAAACGCTCACCTTGCGCTTAAATTTGCGCACAGAGGATATGTTCTCGATACAGGTGAAATTGTCGCTCAAGGCAGTTCCGCAGAGCTGATGGAAAATCCTGAAGTGAAAAAAGCCTACTTAGGCGGCTAA
- a CDS encoding trimeric intracellular cation channel family protein produces MSVVNGEMIQSVIHGFMYFGDVVFSVSGALAAGKRKMDIVGYVLVGVVTGLGGGTLRDLLLGRPVWWTRDSLELLLCITAALCTYFWVFRISNRYNATTWFDALGLSAFTVTGSSVAMQWGVPWEVAVFMGVMTATGGGVIRDVLTDTRPMILCGELYAVAALAGAFINVGLVKLSVLPEIAMAVGFLGTLLIRGAAIIYDIQLGPPGELVKVGGRKK; encoded by the coding sequence ATGTCAGTTGTCAACGGAGAAATGATTCAAAGCGTGATCCACGGCTTTATGTATTTCGGTGATGTCGTTTTTTCTGTCAGTGGAGCGCTTGCCGCAGGGAAACGTAAGATGGACATTGTCGGTTATGTACTTGTCGGAGTCGTTACAGGACTAGGCGGAGGTACACTTCGTGATCTTTTGCTCGGCCGTCCTGTTTGGTGGACAAGGGATTCTCTGGAGTTGTTACTTTGCATTACCGCAGCACTCTGTACCTATTTCTGGGTATTCCGTATTTCAAACAGGTATAACGCTACCACATGGTTTGATGCTCTAGGCCTTAGCGCGTTCACTGTTACTGGAAGCAGTGTTGCCATGCAATGGGGTGTGCCGTGGGAAGTAGCCGTCTTTATGGGCGTAATGACCGCAACCGGTGGTGGTGTTATCCGTGATGTTCTGACCGACACACGGCCTATGATTCTATGTGGGGAACTTTACGCCGTGGCTGCTTTGGCAGGAGCTTTTATAAATGTAGGACTTGTAAAGTTATCTGTGCTTCCGGAAATCGCGATGGCTGTCGGATTTTTAGGAACGTTGCTTATCAGAGGGGCTGCGATAATTTATGATATTCAACTTGGACCGCCCGGAGAATTAGTCAAAGTTGGCGGACGCAAGAAATAA
- the purU gene encoding formyltetrahydrofolate deformylase: MTSSRASTAYLTVSCKDRPGIVAAVSGFLFSKNANIIHSDQHSSDPVGGRFFLRMQFHMKGLDGCFEEFKEEFSATVAQKFDMDWTLTPAWIKKKTAILVSKFDHAMMDLLWRAKRGELFTDITMVISNHPDLREAVESFGVTFHHVPVDKNKKEESENKILELLDGKVDLIILARYMQILTSKLIESYPGRIINIHHSFLPAFVGADPYRRAGERGVKLIGATAHYVTEELDQGPIIEQDVIRVSHRHDIEELKILGRDIERQVLSRAVKWHLSERVLIDGNKTVVFI; the protein is encoded by the coding sequence ATGACTTCATCAAGAGCATCCACAGCATACCTTACAGTTTCATGTAAGGACAGACCGGGCATTGTTGCCGCTGTTTCCGGCTTCCTTTTCTCTAAAAATGCAAACATAATCCACTCCGATCAACATTCAAGTGACCCCGTGGGCGGACGCTTTTTCTTAAGAATGCAATTCCACATGAAGGGATTGGACGGATGTTTTGAAGAGTTTAAAGAAGAATTTTCCGCTACTGTCGCCCAGAAATTTGATATGGACTGGACCCTTACTCCTGCATGGATTAAGAAAAAAACAGCCATTCTAGTTTCAAAATTTGACCACGCGATGATGGATCTCCTTTGGCGTGCAAAACGCGGAGAGCTATTCACAGATATCACAATGGTGATAAGCAATCACCCGGATCTACGCGAAGCAGTTGAATCCTTCGGGGTTACTTTCCACCATGTCCCTGTCGATAAAAACAAAAAAGAAGAGTCTGAAAATAAAATCCTAGAGCTTCTTGATGGCAAAGTGGACTTGATTATCCTCGCCCGCTATATGCAGATTCTGACTTCCAAGCTGATTGAATCTTATCCCGGTAGAATAATTAATATTCACCATTCCTTTCTACCTGCGTTTGTCGGAGCTGATCCGTATCGCCGCGCCGGTGAAAGAGGTGTTAAACTGATCGGAGCCACCGCTCATTACGTGACCGAAGAACTTGATCAAGGCCCGATTATTGAACAGGATGTTATCCGCGTTTCACACAGGCACGATATTGAAGAATTAAAAATTCTGGGTCGCGATATTGAACGGCAGGTTCTAAGCCGCGCTGTAAAATGGCACCTGTCTGAAAGAGTTCTTATAGATGGAAATAAAACGGTTGTGTTCATTTAG